In Acidimicrobiales bacterium, the following proteins share a genomic window:
- a CDS encoding DUF3376 domain-containing protein, translating to MTGRTLRLALSMRGGVSLAVWIGGAVAEVDALRWDVARGDGSDTALGQVARAMGIDAVEIDVISGTSAGGLNGVVLGAAMANGRRLDGLRPLWLETADLSRLLRPAGFGVPRSVLDGDYFLERAEAALAELGRPAPGTTPPPLERLDAFFPVTSVEPVRRTMRTDPAAPVDDEQVGAVVWLQHRVPAPGAPVPDDPPPPLDFAAGTARAARDLALAVRATAAFPVAFDPIRIGEGDLVDRVRFPGPTPPQVLLYDGGVVDNMPVGRAMAAISRAPADGPTERVLLYLHPSPGAEAPDEDRPERLARLHLTGAVPLDVARSALRAVRVKSLGDDLQTLEDHNTTVARHLHDRAQLLARATGADAVAHGRYDAERLVSLLVDPAPHLELLGPGGGAPPPVLPCPADVERRMLVTALGDAAGAGPSTRPWSPVIRIASLLVEWARALEAQGDASVGPTKRAVHAVRTNAYHQASRLDRATVPAVRSALALGAALPVHPGAPAPAPPPVALSPTAVTTMAGVILAARRAVLEADPAWVPAAAAAAGQELGALALVLRDHAAGAWGAGPAAPPPPAAVGPDPADALPTALWARLWDVTDPGRAADVLAQVDRDLLPLHRHAPTGSLDTVRFHTLAGTAPTPLASDYPWPRTVAARPLAVLASLAVRRGPEGEADPLGRVAPATKLAGNQLHNFAAFLDRHWRANDWMWGRLDGAETLVRLLFDPSRAVPDPAATARDLHAACTAPARFAGAPPHWQEQLVALAREPWGGGADGPDPAVVAALAGELDGPDDRALCRSLVLWCRHLEILAEELSQPTADSPAGPRARGEAAPSLRDAAATWDAASRQLSDRWGDRATTAVGVPATFLALRTLTARAPRPVRALRGALTVALGPLAGLALARRRGLAAVLAFLGGTVLPRTHDHRTGTVVLTALLLALAGAGLVATRPRRGPRPAPRGRERGWGAVTVALVAASVGVSIGLLAAEGWLADHDLLLRPGHAPWPAVAVPAVATALSAWWVWSWARWTWRTVITALTTAVVTGWVLLGAHTDEVRTWPVVGRALHPLGSFWWAVLALALLTTLFGANVDVARRPAAP from the coding sequence GTGACCGGGCGCACGCTCCGCCTGGCCCTGTCCATGCGGGGCGGGGTCAGCCTGGCGGTGTGGATCGGCGGGGCCGTGGCCGAGGTCGACGCCCTCCGGTGGGACGTGGCCCGGGGCGACGGCAGCGACACCGCCCTCGGGCAGGTGGCGCGGGCCATGGGCATCGACGCGGTGGAGATCGACGTCATCTCCGGCACCAGCGCCGGGGGGCTCAACGGGGTTGTCCTGGGCGCGGCCATGGCCAACGGCCGGCGCCTCGACGGCCTCCGCCCCCTGTGGCTGGAGACCGCCGACCTGTCCCGCCTGCTGCGGCCGGCCGGGTTCGGGGTCCCCCGCTCGGTGCTGGACGGCGACTACTTCCTGGAGCGGGCCGAGGCCGCCCTGGCCGAGCTGGGCCGACCCGCGCCGGGCACGACGCCCCCGCCCCTGGAGCGCCTCGACGCCTTCTTCCCGGTGACCTCGGTGGAGCCGGTCCGCCGCACCATGCGCACCGACCCCGCCGCCCCCGTCGACGACGAGCAGGTGGGAGCGGTGGTGTGGCTGCAGCACCGGGTCCCGGCCCCCGGCGCCCCGGTCCCCGACGACCCGCCCCCGCCCCTCGACTTCGCCGCCGGCACCGCCCGGGCGGCCCGGGACCTGGCCCTGGCCGTGCGGGCCACGGCCGCCTTCCCGGTGGCCTTCGATCCCATCCGCATCGGGGAGGGCGACCTGGTCGACCGGGTCCGCTTCCCCGGGCCGACGCCGCCCCAGGTGCTGCTCTACGACGGCGGCGTGGTGGACAACATGCCGGTGGGGCGGGCCATGGCCGCCATCAGCCGGGCGCCGGCCGACGGGCCCACCGAGCGCGTCCTGCTCTACCTGCACCCCAGCCCCGGCGCCGAGGCCCCCGACGAGGACCGGCCCGAGCGCCTGGCCCGCCTGCACCTGACCGGGGCGGTGCCCCTCGACGTGGCCCGCTCCGCCCTCCGGGCCGTCCGGGTCAAGTCCCTGGGCGACGACCTCCAGACCCTGGAGGACCACAACACCACCGTGGCCCGCCACCTCCACGATCGGGCCCAGTTACTGGCCCGGGCCACCGGGGCCGACGCCGTGGCCCACGGGCGTTACGACGCCGAACGGCTGGTGAGCCTGCTGGTGGACCCGGCCCCGCACCTCGAGCTCCTGGGCCCGGGCGGCGGTGCCCCGCCGCCGGTGCTGCCCTGCCCGGCGGACGTCGAGCGCCGGATGTTGGTCACCGCCCTCGGCGACGCCGCCGGGGCCGGCCCCTCGACCCGCCCGTGGTCGCCGGTCATCCGCATCGCCTCCCTGCTGGTGGAGTGGGCCCGAGCCCTGGAGGCCCAGGGCGACGCCTCCGTCGGGCCGACGAAGCGGGCCGTCCACGCCGTCCGGACCAACGCCTACCACCAGGCCTCCCGGCTGGATCGCGCCACCGTGCCGGCCGTCCGCTCGGCCCTGGCCCTGGGGGCGGCCCTCCCCGTGCACCCGGGTGCCCCGGCCCCCGCCCCCCCGCCGGTGGCTCTCTCGCCCACCGCGGTGACCACCATGGCCGGCGTCATCCTGGCCGCCCGCCGGGCCGTGCTGGAAGCCGACCCGGCCTGGGTCCCGGCGGCCGCGGCAGCGGCCGGACAGGAGCTCGGCGCCCTGGCCCTCGTGTTGCGCGACCACGCCGCCGGCGCCTGGGGGGCCGGCCCGGCCGCCCCGCCCCCGCCGGCGGCCGTGGGGCCCGACCCGGCCGACGCCCTGCCCACCGCCCTCTGGGCCCGGTTGTGGGACGTGACCGACCCGGGGCGGGCGGCCGACGTCCTGGCCCAGGTCGACCGCGACCTGCTCCCCCTGCACCGCCACGCCCCCACCGGCAGCCTCGACACGGTGCGCTTCCACACCCTGGCCGGCACCGCCCCCACGCCGCTGGCCTCCGACTACCCGTGGCCCCGGACGGTGGCCGCCCGGCCCCTGGCCGTCCTGGCCTCGCTGGCCGTCCGCCGGGGGCCCGAGGGGGAGGCCGACCCGCTGGGCCGCGTCGCGCCGGCCACCAAGCTGGCCGGCAACCAGCTCCACAACTTCGCCGCCTTCCTGGACCGCCACTGGCGGGCCAACGACTGGATGTGGGGGCGCCTGGACGGGGCCGAGACCCTGGTCCGGCTCCTGTTCGACCCGAGCCGGGCCGTCCCCGACCCCGCGGCCACGGCCCGGGACCTGCACGCCGCCTGCACCGCCCCCGCCCGGTTCGCGGGGGCGCCGCCCCACTGGCAGGAGCAGCTGGTGGCCCTGGCCCGCGAGCCCTGGGGTGGGGGCGCCGACGGTCCCGACCCGGCGGTGGTGGCGGCGCTGGCCGGCGAGCTGGACGGCCCCGACGACCGGGCGCTGTGCCGCAGCCTGGTGCTGTGGTGCCGGCACCTGGAGATCCTGGCCGAGGAGCTGAGCCAGCCCACGGCCGACAGCCCGGCCGGGCCCCGGGCCCGGGGCGAGGCCGCCCCCTCCCTCCGCGACGCCGCCGCCACCTGGGATGCTGCCTCCCGCCAGCTCAGCGACCGGTGGGGGGACCGGGCCACCACCGCGGTGGGCGTGCCCGCCACCTTCCTGGCCCTCCGCACCCTGACGGCCCGGGCCCCCCGGCCGGTGCGGGCCCTCCGGGGCGCCCTCACCGTGGCCCTCGGCCCCCTGGCCGGGCTGGCCCTGGCCCGGCGGCGGGGCCTGGCCGCGGTCCTGGCCTTCCTGGGCGGCACCGTGCTGCCCCGCACCCACGACCACCGCACCGGCACCGTGGTGCTCACCGCCCTGCTCCTGGCCCTGGCCGGGGCCGGCCTCGTGGCCACCCGGCCCCGCCGGGGACCGCGACCGGCGCCCCGCGGGCGGGAACGGGGGTGGGGGGCGGTCACCGTGGCCCTGGTCGCGGCCTCGGTCGGCGTGTCGATCGGCCTCCTGGCCGCCGAGGGTTGGCTCGCCGACCACGACCTCCTGCTCCGCCCGGGCCACGCCCCCTGGCCGGCGGTGGCTGTGCCGGCGGTGGCCACCGCGTTGTCGGCCTGGTGGGTGTGGTCGTGGGCGCGGTGGACGTGGCGCACCGTCATCACCGCCCTCACCACCGCGGTGGTGACCGGGTGGGTCCTCCTCGGCGCCCACACCGACGAGGTCCGCACCTGGCCGGTGGTGGGCCGGGCGCTGCACCCCCTCGGCTCGTTCTGGTGGGCGGTGCTGGCCCTGGCCCTGCTCACCACCCTGTTCGGGGCCAACGTGGACGTGGCCCGGCGCCCCGCCGCCCCCTGA